Genomic window (Ignavibacteriota bacterium):
CGACGACTGTCACTGCGACATCTGCAACCGCGGCGGCGGCAGTTTTGTGCTCGTGTACTGCGAAGCCGGCGCCGCGACACACGCGGTTCCCATACCGGCGTGTCTCGTCGACTGTCCCGTCTCCATCATTCTTCCGGTCTCGACACTCCCTCCGCGACACGCATAGTATTCCCCGACGACGTTCCGCAGGCGCGGAACGGTGAACGTTTTTCTCTCACAGTCACACGAGGAATATCATGCGAACCATCGCAGCAGTGTTTCTATACATCTGTGTCCTGTCCCTCCCGCTTGCGGCGCAGCAGCGGATCAGCGGCATCGTGCTGCACGAGGAGGGCGACAGCACGCAGCCCGTCATCGGCGTCAACGTATTCTGGCTCGGCACAAACACCGGTGCCGCCACGGGGGTGGACGGACGTTTCGAACTCCCGCGACCCGAGGGCGCCTCGCGCCTCGTGATCGGCCACGCCGGGTATATCGGCGACACACTCGACATCGTCTCGGGCGCGCGTCCGCTGCGCATCATCCTCGAGGATGGCAAGTCGCTCGGCGAGGTGACGGTGATGGGCGAACGCAAGGGTGTCGCCGCGGCGCCCATCGAATTCCGCGCGGAGAGTGTCTCGGCCGCCGAATTGAAAAAGGCGCCGTGCTGCGACCTCAGCGGTTGTTTCTCCACCAGCATCTCCGTCGAGCCCTCTGTCACCGACGTCATCACCGACACACGCGAGTTGCGCATGCTGGGCATGGCGGGCGTGTACACACAGCTTCTGCTCGAGAACACTCCCACGCTGTTCAGCGGACTCAACGCGCAGTACGGACTCTCCTTCATCCCCGGCACGCTGATCCGCCAGATGTACATCGTGAAGGGCGCGAACTCCGTCCTGCAGGGCTACGAGGCCTCGAGCGGCATCGTGAACGTGCTGCTGCACGAGTCCGACGCGACCGACGCGTTTTTCCTGAACGGTTTTGCAAGCGCCTCGCTCGAGCGGCAGGTGAACATCAGCACGTCGCGCGTGTTCGGACATTGGAGCACGCTGCTCGCGGGTCAGCTTGTGCAGCCCTCGCAGGCCGTGGACGAGGACGGCAACACGTTCATCGACATGCCGCGCATCAACCGGACGTTTCTGACCAACACGTGGAAGTACAACGACGGCGAGGGCACGCTGCTGCGGCTCGGCGCAAAGTTCACCGACGAGCGCCGTGTCGGCGGCACGACGGGATTTGACGCGGCGCGTGACGCGGGTTCGATCACGCAGTACGGACAGGTGGTCGACAACAGGCGCGCCGAGATGTATGCAACGGCCGACCTGCCGCTCGACGATGAACTCATGCTCAAAATACACACGGCAGGCGCGTCGCACGGACAGAACGCCTGGTACGGCGTGACCCGCTACACGGGCACGCAGCGGCAGTGGTACACCGACGCCGGCATCACCATACCGATGGGCGGCGAGCACACGCTGAAGGCGGGCGCGAGTTACAAACACTTTACACTGGCCGAGGACATCGGCTTCAACGCGAATCCGCTCGGCAAAACCTACGCCGGATCGAGCACACTGGTCGAAAACGTGCCGGGTCTCTTTACCGAGGGCAAACTCGTGTTCGGCGACGACGACGACCTCGTGCTCATCGGCGGCATCCGCGCGGACGCGCACAACACACACGGCGGCTTTGTCACACCACGCTTCTTCGCCAAGTGGGAGGCGGGGCAGGGCCTGACCGTGCGCGGCGTCGCCGGCACGGGAGCACGCAGACCCCTGCTGTTCAGCGAAAACGCCGTGCTGCTGGCGAGCAGCCGCGACCTGAGTTTCCCCGCGGCGCCCGCGCTCGAACGCACGCGCAATTACGGACTCTCGCTCACACGCATCGGCGGCTTCGCCGGCATCACACTCACGGCGGCGCTCGATGTGTTCCGCACCGAGGTGCGCCGGCAGTTGACGGCCGACTACGACATCGATCCGTTCACCGTCCACTTCACACAGCGCGAATCACCCGTCATATCGAACAACCTCGTGGCGGAGTTGCTCGCGGATCTGGCCGAAGGACTCGAGGCGAAACTTGCGTACACGTTCACCGACGCCTTCGAGGATCGCGCGGAGGGCAGGAAGGACGTGCTCTTCACCTCGCGGCACCGCGCCTTGTTCGCCGCCTCATACGACCATTCTATGTCGGGCCTGCTCTTCGCCGCCACACTCGAAATGTTCGGTCCGCAGACACTGCCGCACACGACGGCCTACCCCGAGGCCTTCCGGCTTCCGGAGCGCTCGCCGTGGTACGCGCTGCTCAATTTCCAGCTCACGCAGCGGTGGGAAGCGCTCGAACTGTATGCCGGTGTCGAAAATCTGCTCGATAAGAGACAGGATAATCCGATACTCAATCCCGTCCGTCCCTTCGACCGGTATTTCGAAACGTCCTTCATCTGGGGGCCCGTCAAGGGACGCGAGTTGTTCGCAGGATTCCGCGTCCGTCTCGCGCCTGCCCACGAGGAGGACGAGTAATCGTCTCACGTGGAAAATCTTTCCATGAGAGACGTAATAGGCCCTGATTTGGCACAAAAAGATTCGTAGATTCGTTGTGATCGGCCGAGTACCGAATCCGCCGCGTGCGCCCCGCGCGGCGCCGCGCGGCCGGAGCACCGCGCGGACACACTCTCAACGCCTGCGGTCGCTGCGTGCAGCGATCGAGCCACCCCCACAGTCTGCAGGTCGGCCATGAGCTTTCAGCTTCAGGACGGAGATTTTCACCGCCATCTTCTCGAGGTTTCACCGGACGGGTTTGTGATCATTTCGCCCGAAGGCCGCGTTTTGTGGGCCAATTCACGCGCGCTCGAAATGTACGGCTTCTCCACGATGGAGGAGGCAATGGATGAGCGCGTGAACGCCTTCGATCTGTTTGTGGAAGGTCCGATGAAAGATCTTGCCATGGAGTCCGTGCAGCGGATCATCAGCGAGGGCGCATCGCTGCAGGGCAGTTACATGGCCCGGATGCACGACGGCACAACATTCCCGGTCGAGATCAGCGCGCGCGCGCTGATCGACGACGAGGGCCATCCCTCGGCATTGCTCGCGAGCATCCGCAACGACAGTGAGCGCCATGCCGTGCTCGAGGAACTCGACAGTGAACGCCGCCTGCTCAAGACGATCATCAACGCGATACCCGACGAAATCTACGTCAAGGATCGCACGGGGCGCTTCATCCTTGTCAACAACGCGTGTGTGCGCGCGCTACGGCAGGACGTCGAGGCCGACGTGGTCGGAAAACACGACCGTGACCTCATCACGTCGGAATTCGCGGGATTGGCGGAACAGGAGGAGCGCCAACTGCTCGAGACCGGCGTCCCGATACTCAACCATCAGGGACGCATGCGTGTGAATCCCGCAACCGGCGAGGTCGAACGCTCCATACTCATC
Coding sequences:
- a CDS encoding TonB-dependent receptor, with translation MRTIAAVFLYICVLSLPLAAQQRISGIVLHEEGDSTQPVIGVNVFWLGTNTGAATGVDGRFELPRPEGASRLVIGHAGYIGDTLDIVSGARPLRIILEDGKSLGEVTVMGERKGVAAAPIEFRAESVSAAELKKAPCCDLSGCFSTSISVEPSVTDVITDTRELRMLGMAGVYTQLLLENTPTLFSGLNAQYGLSFIPGTLIRQMYIVKGANSVLQGYEASSGIVNVLLHESDATDAFFLNGFASASLERQVNISTSRVFGHWSTLLAGQLVQPSQAVDEDGNTFIDMPRINRTFLTNTWKYNDGEGTLLRLGAKFTDERRVGGTTGFDAARDAGSITQYGQVVDNRRAEMYATADLPLDDELMLKIHTAGASHGQNAWYGVTRYTGTQRQWYTDAGITIPMGGEHTLKAGASYKHFTLAEDIGFNANPLGKTYAGSSTLVENVPGLFTEGKLVFGDDDDLVLIGGIRADAHNTHGGFVTPRFFAKWEAGQGLTVRGVAGTGARRPLLFSENAVLLASSRDLSFPAAPALERTRNYGLSLTRIGGFAGITLTAALDVFRTEVRRQLTADYDIDPFTVHFTQRESPVISNNLVAELLADLAEGLEAKLAYTFTDAFEDRAEGRKDVLFTSRHRALFAASYDHSMSGLLFAATLEMFGPQTLPHTTAYPEAFRLPERSPWYALLNFQLTQRWEALELYAGVENLLDKRQDNPILNPVRPFDRYFETSFIWGPVKGRELFAGFRVRLAPAHEEDE